A region from the Triticum aestivum cultivar Chinese Spring chromosome 3D, IWGSC CS RefSeq v2.1, whole genome shotgun sequence genome encodes:
- the LOC123076183 gene encoding jacalin-related lectin 19-like, whose product MGPCGGGGGDVWEMDVRGVDRIVKVVLWHSGAVDAISVSYERDGREEQAKHRGKPEGHRSEICLEPGEYLVGVKGNLGNFGGCFLLGTLTFISNLRTFGPYGTREGPPFDLPAAGGKIVGFHGRSGGLLDALGTYVSILPFVLHEHVNVYCTSSPDVLRMSKSIYFCILHVARHVPLVCVGGLVA is encoded by the exons ATGGgcccctgcggcggcggcggcggagacgtcTGGGAGATGGACGTGCGGGGCGTCGACCGTATCGTCAAGGTGGTTCTCTGGCACTCCGGCGCGGTCGACGCCATCTCAGTGTCATACGAGCGGGACGGCCGGGAGGAGCAGGCCAAGCACCGGGGAAAGCCGGAAGGACACCGCTCAGAG ATCTGCTTGGAGCCGGGTGAATACCTCGTCGGCGTCAAAGGGAACCTGGGCAATTTCGGTGGTTGTTTCCTCTTGGGAACGCTTACTTTCATCAGCAACCTGCGCACCTTTGGGCCATATGGAACGAGGGAAGGTCCGCCATTCGACCTTCCAGCAGCTGGAGGCAAGATTGTCGGCTTCCATGGCCGCTCCGGGGGCCTCCTCGACGCTCTGGGCACTTATGTATCGATATTACCATTTGTACTGCATGAACATGTCAATGTCTACTGTACCTCGTCACCAGACGTATTACGCATGAGCAAATCCATATATTTTTGCATTCTGCATGTTGCGAGACATGTGCCTCTTGTGTGTGTGGGTGGTTTGGTCGCTTAG